One segment of Streptomyces bathyalis DNA contains the following:
- a CDS encoding TauD/TfdA dioxygenase family protein: MTISTPARPPLAGFGAVVEAASPGERLEALPVEELRELVRSHHLLLLRGFTPFADGEELAAYCARWGEISMWPFGAVLELVEHENPEDHIFDHRHVPLHWDGMYRPQVPEFQLFHCVDAPGHDQGGGTVFSQTSAVLRDAEPGARALWEQVTGIYRRKMEFYESTAVSPVVGEHPVTGEPVIRYNEPVAPDDEFINHPVLEFTGVPAARLEEFHRGLSKALRAPGYAYTHQWRTGDLVVADNYTLLHGREAFTSRAPRHLRRVHVLGDPPLENPALRAGGRPPGS; encoded by the coding sequence TTGACCATCAGCACCCCTGCCCGTCCGCCCCTCGCCGGCTTCGGAGCCGTCGTCGAGGCCGCCTCGCCGGGCGAGCGGCTGGAAGCGCTTCCCGTGGAGGAACTGCGCGAACTGGTCCGCAGCCACCACCTTCTGCTGCTGCGCGGCTTCACACCCTTCGCGGACGGCGAGGAACTGGCGGCGTACTGCGCGCGCTGGGGTGAGATCAGCATGTGGCCGTTCGGTGCGGTGCTCGAACTGGTGGAGCACGAGAACCCCGAGGACCACATCTTCGACCACCGGCACGTACCGCTGCACTGGGACGGCATGTACCGCCCCCAGGTGCCCGAGTTCCAGCTCTTCCACTGCGTCGACGCACCGGGCCACGACCAGGGCGGCGGGACGGTCTTCTCACAGACCTCGGCCGTGCTCCGGGACGCGGAGCCGGGCGCACGCGCGCTGTGGGAACAGGTCACCGGGATCTACCGCCGCAAGATGGAGTTCTACGAGAGCACAGCCGTCTCGCCCGTGGTCGGCGAACACCCCGTCACCGGGGAGCCGGTGATCCGCTACAACGAACCGGTCGCTCCCGACGACGAGTTCATCAACCACCCGGTCCTGGAGTTCACCGGAGTGCCCGCCGCGCGGCTCGAGGAATTCCACCGCGGTCTGAGCAAGGCCCTGCGCGCCCCCGGTTACGCGTACACGCACCAGTGGCGCACGGGCGACCTCGTCGTCGCCGACAACTACACGCTGCTCCACGGCCGGGAGGCGTTCACCAGCCGTGCCCCCCGCCATCTGCGCCGCGTGCACGTGCTCGGTGACCCGCCGCTGGAGAATCCGGCGCTGCGTGCGGGCGGCCGGCCACCCGGCAGCTGA
- a CDS encoding PadR family transcriptional regulator — MALRHAVLAALLDGEYSGYQLAKAFDVGVANFWHALPQQLYAELAKLEKEGLVTGRQVVQETRPNKRLFRVSEAGLAELEEFVQAASKPSFIRDDLLVKVQAVDRVGAGPVIEQLEERASAAEARIGLFGELLRRMRDGADEEEFLRRGGRIGPYLTCMRGLAFEEGHRDWCRRTAAVLRERQRDGTEGSGKTGAARTANWKRGT, encoded by the coding sequence ATGGCCTTGAGGCACGCGGTGCTGGCGGCCCTGCTGGACGGGGAGTACAGCGGATACCAGTTGGCGAAGGCGTTCGACGTCGGCGTCGCCAACTTCTGGCACGCCCTGCCCCAGCAGCTCTACGCCGAGCTGGCCAAGCTGGAGAAGGAGGGGCTGGTCACCGGAAGGCAGGTGGTCCAGGAGACCCGGCCCAACAAGCGTCTCTTCAGGGTCTCCGAGGCCGGACTGGCAGAGCTGGAGGAGTTCGTACAGGCCGCGTCGAAGCCGTCGTTCATCCGCGACGACCTGCTCGTGAAGGTCCAGGCCGTCGACCGCGTCGGCGCGGGGCCCGTCATCGAACAGCTCGAAGAGCGCGCGTCAGCCGCCGAAGCCAGGATCGGGCTCTTCGGCGAGCTGCTGCGGCGGATGCGCGACGGTGCGGACGAGGAGGAGTTCCTGCGCCGCGGCGGACGGATCGGCCCGTATCTGACCTGCATGCGCGGCCTGGCCTTCGAAGAGGGACACCGGGACTGGTGCCGGCGCACGGCGGCCGTGCTGCGGGAGAGGCAGAGGGACGGTACGGAGGGCTCCGGGAAGACCGGCGCCGCGAGGACCGCCAACTGGAAACGCGGCACCTGA
- a CDS encoding GcvT family protein, which translates to MALPDRSRVVVIGGGVVGCSIAYHLAGRGWSDVLLVERKNLTHGSTWHAAGLVGQLRGSSNLTRLMRKSVETYRTLEESTGCATGWRGVGSVRVAACADRWEELKRLATAGKSFGFDVHLASPSEAKELFPLLETDGLYGATWVPGDGYVDPSQLTQAFATGARAAGVRIVQNCRVEAVERRGRRVTAVVTEQGRVECDVVVNATGMWGTETARLAGVDVAAGMVEHQYVVTEKTPEVPPDLPTFRDPDARIYLKPETGALLVGGWEDGTRVPWRTIPRDLGPELFTPDMDRFAPLAEGATTRVPAFGDLGIQTWVNGPIPFSPDAEPLMGVTEGLDNLFHCCGFSAGVAAAGGAGDAMANWIVDGDPGMDLWPFDVRRFGASHNVPAYLEQRVVGAYENYYRLHYPNSELAAPRGQRRSPLHDVLLSRGAVFGTKYGWERANWFAPPGVDPVEEPTFGRSNAWPHIGEEHRAVREGVGVVDRTSLAKVEISGPGALALMQRTAGADLDVAPGRVVHTQLLNVRGGIEADVTVTRLAEELFLLVTGSASGRHDLTFLLQNAPDDGSVTVRDVTSAWGVLEVCGPRAGDVVRQLSRCDFGDHAFGFMTAREADLGFAPVRALRVTCVGEAGWQFHIPTEYMRGVYDQLLAAGAESGIRDVGWRAVDSLRLEKQIPLWPADIGSDHSPYQAGLGSGVRPDKPGLLAGPALRKLRDERPAKRLCWFSTDADVVMHGGELVTRAGTDLAAGVRSAGYGWTVGRTIFSAYVPEESAHGSAFQVEVAGRRFDATRHDAPLHDPDGKNFRT; encoded by the coding sequence ATGGCACTGCCCGATCGGAGCCGAGTGGTCGTCATCGGTGGCGGCGTCGTCGGCTGCAGCATCGCTTACCACCTCGCGGGGCGCGGGTGGAGCGACGTCCTGCTGGTCGAGCGCAAGAACCTCACCCACGGCAGCACATGGCATGCCGCCGGACTCGTGGGCCAGTTGAGAGGGTCCAGCAACCTCACGCGGCTGATGCGCAAGAGCGTGGAGACGTACCGGACCCTGGAGGAGTCCACGGGTTGTGCCACCGGATGGCGCGGCGTCGGCTCCGTACGCGTCGCCGCCTGCGCGGACCGGTGGGAGGAGCTGAAGCGGCTGGCGACCGCGGGCAAGAGCTTCGGCTTCGACGTCCACCTGGCCTCGCCCTCGGAGGCGAAGGAACTGTTCCCGCTGCTGGAGACCGACGGCCTGTACGGGGCTACGTGGGTGCCCGGCGACGGCTACGTCGACCCGAGCCAGCTGACCCAGGCCTTCGCCACGGGAGCCCGCGCCGCCGGTGTGCGCATCGTCCAGAACTGCCGCGTGGAGGCCGTCGAACGCCGGGGCCGCAGGGTGACGGCTGTGGTCACCGAGCAGGGCCGCGTCGAGTGCGACGTCGTCGTGAACGCAACCGGGATGTGGGGCACGGAGACGGCGCGGCTCGCGGGAGTGGACGTCGCCGCGGGAATGGTGGAGCACCAGTACGTGGTGACGGAGAAGACGCCCGAGGTGCCACCGGACCTGCCGACGTTCCGCGACCCCGACGCCCGCATCTATCTCAAGCCGGAGACCGGAGCCCTGCTCGTCGGTGGCTGGGAGGACGGAACCCGCGTGCCGTGGCGCACCATCCCGCGGGACCTGGGGCCCGAGCTGTTCACACCGGACATGGACCGCTTCGCGCCGCTCGCGGAGGGCGCCACCACCAGAGTGCCGGCGTTCGGCGACCTGGGGATTCAGACGTGGGTCAACGGGCCGATCCCCTTCTCGCCCGACGCGGAACCCTTGATGGGCGTCACCGAGGGCCTGGACAACCTCTTCCACTGCTGCGGATTCTCAGCGGGCGTCGCGGCGGCGGGCGGTGCCGGTGACGCGATGGCGAACTGGATCGTCGACGGCGATCCGGGCATGGATCTGTGGCCCTTCGACGTCCGCCGCTTCGGAGCGTCGCACAACGTGCCCGCCTATCTGGAGCAGCGCGTGGTGGGCGCGTACGAGAACTACTACCGACTGCACTACCCCAACAGCGAGTTGGCGGCCCCGCGCGGTCAGCGGCGCAGCCCCCTGCACGACGTGCTGCTCTCGCGCGGCGCGGTCTTCGGCACCAAGTACGGCTGGGAGCGGGCGAATTGGTTCGCGCCGCCCGGTGTGGACCCGGTCGAGGAGCCGACATTCGGACGCAGCAACGCCTGGCCGCACATCGGGGAGGAGCACCGCGCGGTGCGCGAGGGCGTGGGAGTGGTCGACCGGACGTCGCTCGCCAAGGTCGAGATCTCGGGGCCCGGCGCACTCGCCCTGATGCAGAGGACCGCCGGCGCGGACCTCGACGTCGCGCCGGGTCGCGTCGTGCACACCCAACTGCTCAACGTGCGGGGCGGCATCGAGGCGGACGTGACGGTCACCCGCCTCGCGGAGGAGCTGTTCCTCCTCGTCACGGGGAGCGCGTCCGGACGCCACGACCTTACGTTCCTGCTCCAGAACGCGCCCGACGACGGTTCGGTGACCGTACGGGACGTCACCTCCGCCTGGGGCGTGCTCGAGGTGTGCGGGCCGCGGGCGGGCGATGTCGTGCGGCAGTTGAGCCGATGCGACTTCGGCGACCACGCGTTCGGGTTCATGACCGCCCGGGAGGCCGATCTGGGTTTCGCACCGGTGCGGGCTCTGCGGGTGACGTGCGTCGGCGAGGCCGGCTGGCAATTCCACATCCCCACCGAGTACATGCGGGGCGTGTACGACCAACTCCTGGCCGCCGGCGCGGAGTCCGGGATCCGGGACGTGGGCTGGAGGGCGGTCGACTCGCTGCGTCTGGAGAAGCAGATCCCGCTCTGGCCGGCCGACATCGGCAGCGACCACAGCCCGTACCAGGCGGGGCTCGGCTCCGGGGTCCGTCCGGACAAGCCGGGATTGCTGGCCGGGCCGGCGCTGCGCAAGCTGCGGGACGAGCGCCCGGCGAAGAGGCTGTGCTGGTTCTCCACCGACGCGGACGTGGTGATGCACGGCGGTGAACTGGTGACGCGGGCCGGCACGGATCTGGCCGCGGGTGTGAGGAGTGCGGGCTACGGCTGGACGGTGGGCAGAACCATCTTCAGCGCCTATGTGCCCGAGGAGTCCGCTCACGGCTCGGCCTTCCAAGTGGAGGTCGCGGGGCGCAGGTTCGACGCGACGCGCCACGACGCACCCCTCCACGACCCCGACGGGAAGAACTTCCGTACCTGA
- a CDS encoding amino acid permease gives MVSVETRQPEDAGGAASSGSEEGYERGLGSRQVQMIAIGGAIGVGLFMGAGANIAKAGPSIILMYALAGVVVFLIMRALGELLLYRPVSGSFAEYAREFLGPFFGFATGWTYWLLWVVTGMAELTAAAIYIHFWFPVIPQWVSALVFLVVLFGVNLISVKIFGEIEFWFSMIKVTAIIGMIVIGLGVLTLGFSEVGDTASAANLYAHDGFFPNGIGSSLMTLQGVMFAYLAVELVGVTAGESENPEKTLPKAINTLPWRIIFFYVGALLIILSVVKWTQYSEGESPFVRAFSEMGIPLAAGIVNFVVLTAALSSCNSGMYSTGRMLRDLAANSQAPKIFARLNSRKSPAVGITASVALMGIGVVINYLVPEKAFGYVTSVATAAGIWTWMMILCSHIRYRRALKAGQLRESSFPAPGGAVASTVALLFLLMVTGLIAYDPEARISLYVGAIWAVLLAGGWVRLRSIEKSAAAHGREEKAERVPTSR, from the coding sequence ATGGTCTCGGTGGAAACCAGGCAGCCTGAAGACGCCGGAGGGGCTGCGAGCAGCGGTTCCGAAGAGGGATACGAGCGCGGTCTCGGTTCGCGTCAGGTTCAAATGATCGCGATCGGCGGCGCCATCGGTGTCGGCCTTTTCATGGGAGCCGGAGCGAATATCGCGAAGGCCGGCCCCAGCATCATTCTCATGTACGCCCTCGCGGGTGTGGTCGTCTTCCTCATCATGCGGGCACTCGGCGAACTCCTTCTCTACCGGCCGGTGTCCGGTAGTTTCGCGGAATACGCCCGCGAATTCCTCGGGCCGTTCTTCGGCTTCGCCACGGGCTGGACGTACTGGCTCCTCTGGGTCGTCACGGGCATGGCCGAACTGACGGCCGCCGCGATCTACATCCATTTCTGGTTCCCGGTGATTCCGCAGTGGGTCAGCGCACTGGTGTTCCTGGTGGTGCTCTTCGGAGTGAACCTCATCTCCGTCAAGATTTTCGGGGAGATCGAGTTCTGGTTCTCGATGATCAAGGTCACGGCCATCATCGGCATGATCGTGATCGGTCTCGGTGTGCTGACCCTGGGCTTCTCCGAGGTGGGCGACACCGCCTCGGCGGCAAACCTGTACGCGCACGACGGGTTCTTCCCCAACGGCATCGGCTCCAGCCTGATGACGCTCCAGGGCGTCATGTTCGCCTACCTCGCCGTGGAACTCGTCGGCGTCACCGCGGGTGAGTCGGAGAACCCGGAGAAGACCCTCCCCAAGGCCATCAACACGCTGCCCTGGCGGATCATCTTCTTCTACGTGGGTGCGCTGCTGATCATCCTGTCGGTCGTGAAGTGGACGCAGTACTCGGAGGGGGAGAGCCCGTTCGTCCGTGCCTTCTCCGAGATGGGCATTCCGCTGGCCGCCGGCATCGTCAACTTCGTCGTGCTGACGGCCGCCCTGTCCTCGTGCAACTCCGGCATGTACTCCACCGGGCGCATGCTGCGCGACCTGGCGGCGAACAGCCAGGCGCCGAAGATCTTCGCGCGGCTCAACTCCCGCAAGTCGCCCGCCGTCGGCATCACGGCATCCGTCGCGCTGATGGGGATCGGCGTCGTCATCAACTACCTGGTGCCGGAGAAGGCGTTCGGCTACGTCACGTCGGTGGCGACCGCCGCGGGCATCTGGACCTGGATGATGATCCTCTGCAGCCACATCCGCTACCGCCGGGCGCTGAAGGCGGGCCAGTTGCGCGAGTCCTCGTTCCCCGCTCCGGGCGGTGCCGTGGCCAGCACGGTCGCGCTGCTGTTCCTCCTCATGGTCACCGGCCTCATCGCCTACGACCCGGAGGCCCGCATCTCCCTCTACGTGGGTGCCATCTGGGCCGTGCTGCTCGCAGGTGGATGGGTCAGGCTGCGCAGCATCGAGAAGTCCGCTGCCGCACACGGCCGGGAGGAGAAGGCGGAGCGCGTGCCCACCTCCCGGTAG
- a CDS encoding GntR family transcriptional regulator, protein MARVSSDPGWLGSAPDLTAPSTLPAHTRIERWLMGVIERRDLVPGDKLPVEERFAASLGVSRMTLRQALASLEKAGTVVRKRGRGVGGTFVSEARIECDLTGLAGFTEQMQRADVRAGARLVSAATIAADRAASDALSLPPGAAVHEVVRVRTANRRPLALERAYFPAEVFPDLLEQGLTGSIYRLISRRYGQRPQVASESLEPVIPTEEEARLLRVEATTPLMLIERTAYSGSGLALEYARDLFRSDRVRISFRTGIGQADGAKGTASNS, encoded by the coding sequence ATGGCGCGTGTGTCTTCGGATCCCGGGTGGCTGGGGAGCGCCCCTGATCTGACTGCTCCGTCCACGCTTCCCGCGCACACCCGTATCGAGCGGTGGCTGATGGGCGTCATCGAGCGGCGCGATCTCGTACCCGGCGACAAGCTGCCCGTCGAGGAGCGGTTCGCCGCGAGTCTCGGGGTGAGCCGGATGACTCTCCGGCAGGCGCTCGCGAGCCTGGAGAAGGCCGGGACCGTCGTACGGAAGAGGGGACGCGGCGTCGGCGGGACCTTCGTCTCCGAGGCAAGGATCGAGTGCGATCTTACGGGGCTGGCCGGGTTCACCGAGCAGATGCAACGGGCCGACGTCCGGGCGGGCGCCCGGCTCGTCAGCGCGGCGACGATAGCAGCCGACCGGGCAGCCTCCGACGCGCTGTCCCTCCCGCCCGGTGCCGCGGTGCACGAAGTCGTGCGGGTGCGGACGGCCAATCGCCGGCCGCTTGCGCTGGAGCGTGCGTACTTCCCCGCAGAAGTGTTCCCGGACCTGCTGGAGCAGGGCCTGACCGGGTCGATCTACCGGCTGATCTCGCGCCGCTACGGGCAGAGGCCCCAGGTGGCGTCCGAGAGCCTGGAGCCGGTGATCCCGACCGAGGAGGAGGCCCGGCTGCTGCGCGTGGAGGCCACCACGCCGCTGATGCTGATCGAACGCACCGCGTACAGCGGCAGCGGGCTGGCACTGGAGTACGCGCGGGATCTGTTCAGGTCCGACCGGGTGCGCATCTCCTTCCGCACGGGAATCGGCCAGGCCGACGGCGCGAAGGGGACCGCCTCCAACAGCTAG
- a CDS encoding CU044_5270 family protein: protein MTELRRMRAEVSHPDPERLTTGRERLQAAINEERPALRDASDRPQTGGFMNDIKITGDRGQGSRGLLVRRPVLSAVVAATAAVAVTATVVIAGNLGDRQGRSGPSVSESSTTRVSAKKVLNDAADRVREEEKDAKTDVPRDDQFIYIRNIVKETNRKTGRTDVREAENWESVDRSKRGWVNEIGGDGTWDEPLGKNESTFPPPGWEAQKKIPTDPVELIRYLAKGLGTSGKPDSLKEIKKRDWYMVQFSLKGLATRPISPKGLRPAAFEALAKVPGMKAKAGVEDSRGRPTVGVSYDHKFTRNQMLLFDEDSHAYLEDRDIRATLDGKKSYDQFIRLAEAAVVDKVKQRP from the coding sequence ATGACAGAACTTCGGCGCATGCGGGCTGAGGTCTCCCACCCCGACCCGGAACGGCTGACCACCGGCCGGGAGCGGCTTCAGGCCGCGATCAACGAAGAGAGGCCGGCTCTCCGGGACGCCTCGGACCGGCCGCAGACAGGGGGATTCATGAATGACATCAAGATCACGGGCGACAGAGGGCAGGGCTCCCGCGGCCTCCTGGTCCGCCGGCCGGTGCTGAGCGCCGTGGTGGCCGCCACCGCAGCGGTCGCGGTCACGGCCACGGTCGTCATCGCCGGCAACCTCGGTGACCGGCAAGGACGTTCGGGACCGTCAGTCTCGGAAAGCTCCACCACGCGGGTCAGCGCGAAGAAGGTGCTCAACGATGCCGCGGACCGGGTGCGCGAGGAGGAGAAGGACGCGAAGACCGACGTCCCCCGCGACGACCAGTTCATCTACATCAGGAACATCGTCAAGGAGACCAACCGCAAGACCGGCAGGACCGACGTCAGGGAGGCCGAGAACTGGGAGTCGGTGGACCGCTCCAAGCGCGGGTGGGTGAACGAGATCGGCGGCGACGGCACCTGGGACGAGCCACTGGGAAAGAACGAGTCCACGTTCCCGCCCCCGGGCTGGGAGGCGCAGAAGAAGATTCCCACGGACCCCGTCGAACTGATCCGTTACCTGGCGAAGGGGCTCGGCACGTCGGGCAAGCCCGATTCGCTGAAGGAGATCAAGAAGCGCGACTGGTACATGGTCCAGTTCTCCCTGAAAGGGCTGGCCACTCGGCCGATCTCACCCAAGGGCCTGCGGCCCGCCGCTTTCGAGGCCCTGGCCAAGGTCCCGGGGATGAAGGCGAAGGCGGGCGTGGAGGACAGCAGGGGACGACCCACGGTCGGTGTCTCGTACGACCACAAGTTCACCAGGAACCAGATGCTCCTCTTCGACGAGGACAGCCACGCATACCTCGAAGACAGGGACATCCGCGCCACGTTGGACGGCAAGAAGAGCTACGACCAGTTCATCCGCCTTGCCGAAGCCGCCGTAGTCGACAAGGTCAAGCAGCGGCCGTGA
- a CDS encoding RNA polymerase sigma factor: MTAPSRVERRPDPSEDSVLVQASQTDPQRFAELYDRHAPDIHRYAARRLGHSAADDVVAETFLVAFRRRNRFDPSRGSARPWLYGIASNLIAGHRRSEVMQYRVLARTAVDPVVEGHDDRADSRVAAAAVTRQLGAALARLSKGDRDVLLLVAWESLTYEEVAQALAIPVGTVRSRLNRARKKVRKALGGADPTAAREEFTRG; this comes from the coding sequence GTGACAGCGCCCTCCCGAGTGGAGCGCCGGCCGGACCCTTCGGAGGACTCGGTTCTGGTGCAGGCGTCACAGACCGATCCGCAGAGGTTCGCCGAACTGTACGACCGGCATGCGCCGGACATTCACCGGTACGCCGCACGACGCCTGGGCCACTCCGCGGCGGACGACGTGGTGGCGGAGACCTTCCTGGTCGCGTTCCGCCGCCGGAACCGCTTCGACCCGTCGCGGGGCTCCGCGCGCCCGTGGCTGTACGGGATAGCGAGCAACTTGATCGCCGGACACCGCCGTTCGGAGGTCATGCAGTACCGGGTACTGGCGAGGACCGCGGTCGATCCCGTGGTGGAGGGGCATGACGACCGCGCCGACAGCCGGGTGGCCGCGGCCGCGGTGACCCGTCAGCTCGGCGCGGCGCTGGCCCGTCTGTCCAAGGGCGACCGGGACGTGCTGCTGCTGGTCGCGTGGGAGTCGCTGACCTACGAAGAGGTGGCGCAAGCACTCGCGATTCCCGTCGGGACAGTGCGCTCCCGACTGAACCGGGCTCGCAAGAAGGTCCGGAAGGCGCTCGGTGGGGCCGACCCCACTGCGGCACGCGAGGAGTTCACACGTGGATGA
- a CDS encoding dienelactone hydrolase family protein produces the protein MEITSLDLDIPAPDGTADAFAAFPAEGGRHPGVLLYMDVIGLRPVIRGLAMKLASHGYYVLAPNVFYRHGRAPLFPLPDMREPEARDAFIAKVRPVMADHTPDKSVPDSGAYLDFLTQQEQVSPGAVGVTGYCMGAMLALRTASAHPGTVAAAAGFHGARLATDAADSPHLDVGSVTAELHFGHAENDDAMPPKDIARLDEALDAAGVRYTSEVYPGPHGFTMSDTSAYSPVALERHWERLLPLLRRNLKGGT, from the coding sequence ATGGAAATCACGTCCCTCGACCTCGACATCCCTGCCCCGGACGGCACGGCGGACGCGTTCGCCGCATTCCCCGCCGAGGGCGGCAGGCACCCCGGCGTCCTGCTGTACATGGACGTGATCGGCCTGCGGCCCGTCATACGGGGGCTCGCGATGAAGCTCGCCTCGCACGGCTACTACGTGCTCGCTCCCAACGTCTTCTACCGCCACGGCCGGGCACCGCTGTTCCCGCTGCCCGACATGCGGGAGCCCGAGGCGCGCGACGCCTTCATCGCGAAGGTCAGGCCCGTCATGGCGGACCACACCCCCGACAAGTCCGTCCCCGACTCCGGCGCCTACCTCGACTTCCTCACGCAGCAGGAGCAGGTGAGCCCCGGCGCGGTGGGCGTCACCGGCTACTGCATGGGCGCGATGCTCGCCCTGCGCACCGCGTCCGCCCACCCCGGCACGGTCGCCGCGGCCGCGGGCTTCCACGGCGCCCGGCTCGCCACCGACGCGGCGGACAGCCCGCACCTGGACGTCGGCTCCGTCACCGCCGAACTCCACTTCGGCCACGCGGAGAACGACGACGCGATGCCTCCCAAGGACATCGCGCGGCTGGACGAGGCCCTGGACGCGGCGGGAGTCCGCTACACCTCCGAGGTCTATCCGGGGCCTCACGGCTTCACCATGTCCGACACCTCCGCGTACAGCCCCGTGGCGCTGGAGCGGCACTGGGAGCGTCTGCTGCCGCTGCTGCGCCGGAACCTCAAGGGGGGCACCTAG
- a CDS encoding DoxX family protein, producing the protein MNAALWTVQILLAVLFLVSGTLKVSMRKDRLIATGQTGVAPFPPAVIKATAVCELLAVAGLILPRPTGVAPQLTPLAAAGLAIVMVGALMSHSSLLRADRAAGRGSREAVNVAANVVILALCVLVAVGRF; encoded by the coding sequence ATGAATGCCGCCCTGTGGACCGTGCAGATCCTGCTTGCAGTCCTCTTCCTCGTTTCGGGGACGCTCAAGGTCAGCATGAGAAAGGACCGGCTGATCGCCACGGGACAGACCGGCGTGGCACCCTTCCCGCCCGCCGTGATCAAGGCGACAGCCGTCTGCGAACTGCTCGCCGTGGCCGGTCTGATTCTGCCCCGACCGACCGGTGTGGCCCCTCAGTTGACGCCGCTGGCCGCGGCCGGCCTGGCGATCGTGATGGTCGGGGCCCTGATGAGCCACAGCTCACTGCTCAGGGCCGACCGTGCCGCCGGACGCGGCTCGCGCGAAGCCGTGAACGTCGCCGCCAACGTCGTCATCCTGGCGCTCTGCGTGCTCGTCGCCGTCGGCCGCTTCTGA
- a CDS encoding nuclear transport factor 2 family protein, giving the protein METATRFRAAVETRDRAALEELFTEDIRFYSPVKFTPFEGRPMVLGLFDVLLRTFEDFHYTGEFDGAAQTSTDGTDAPAAVLVFRATVQGKQIHGIDMLQFDEAGRIKEFTVMVRPQSAVQALGEAVFAGLVADGLVPKSG; this is encoded by the coding sequence ATGGAGACCGCGACACGCTTCCGCGCCGCCGTCGAGACACGCGACCGGGCCGCGCTGGAAGAGCTGTTCACGGAGGACATCCGCTTCTACAGCCCGGTGAAGTTCACGCCCTTCGAAGGCAGGCCCATGGTGCTGGGGCTCTTCGACGTCCTGCTGCGCACCTTCGAGGACTTCCACTACACAGGGGAGTTCGACGGCGCGGCGCAGACCAGCACCGACGGCACCGATGCCCCGGCAGCGGTCCTCGTCTTCCGCGCCACGGTGCAGGGCAAGCAGATCCACGGCATCGACATGCTCCAGTTCGACGAGGCGGGCCGCATCAAGGAGTTCACCGTCATGGTCCGGCCGCAGTCCGCCGTGCAGGCGCTGGGTGAGGCGGTGTTCGCGGGACTGGTCGCCGACGGTCTCGTGCCCAAGTCCGGCTGA
- a CDS encoding L-tyrosine/L-tryptophan isonitrile synthase family protein: MLTSHALPTSGARERANEIAGLLLGHQRRPDRNRHQQPGDCRELPCADCRATQARVIEAFVLAGQPVRLVLPAFPGKSPNRAKVLGTLPDMAEERALEYLDSLTASIREIHPPGAEIVICSDGRVFSDAVGIPDDDITAYHRELRTMIAALPHVGVSLFTLDQVPEFAGLPHDTMRKVLTERHAVPLDRLRDGVRRGEELPLYRAITRFLFEDGNTPEYKGSRAALQRDARARAYVVIQRSKAWGEFLAQRFPGSVRLSIHPQPCSALKLGIRLGESTGTWLTPWHGVAVDLGGRLVLMKRSEAEALDCDVVERGGRPSHFVLRGPARSAHEDLLRHPAARTGAATAPSASTACAVPTESKEW, encoded by the coding sequence ATGCTCACTTCGCATGCCCTGCCCACATCCGGCGCCAGGGAGCGGGCGAACGAGATAGCCGGACTGCTGCTGGGCCACCAGCGAAGACCGGACCGTAACCGGCACCAACAACCCGGGGACTGCCGGGAGTTACCCTGCGCCGACTGCCGGGCCACCCAGGCCCGCGTGATCGAGGCGTTCGTGCTCGCCGGGCAGCCTGTACGTCTCGTACTGCCCGCCTTCCCCGGCAAGTCACCGAACCGCGCCAAGGTACTGGGGACCCTGCCCGACATGGCCGAGGAACGGGCCCTGGAGTACCTCGACTCCCTCACCGCCTCGATCCGGGAGATCCATCCGCCCGGCGCGGAGATCGTGATCTGTTCCGACGGCCGTGTCTTCAGCGACGCCGTCGGCATACCGGACGACGACATCACCGCCTACCACCGGGAGTTGCGGACGATGATCGCCGCGCTCCCCCACGTCGGGGTCTCGCTCTTCACGCTCGACCAGGTCCCCGAATTCGCGGGACTTCCGCACGACACGATGCGCAAGGTGCTCACCGAACGCCACGCCGTTCCTCTGGACCGACTGCGCGACGGCGTGCGGCGCGGCGAGGAGCTGCCGCTCTACAGAGCCATCACCCGCTTCCTCTTCGAGGACGGCAACACACCTGAATACAAGGGAAGCAGGGCCGCACTGCAGAGGGACGCACGGGCGCGTGCCTACGTCGTCATCCAGCGCAGCAAGGCCTGGGGCGAGTTCCTCGCTCAGCGTTTCCCCGGCTCCGTCCGGCTCTCCATCCATCCCCAGCCCTGTTCCGCGCTCAAGCTGGGCATCCGGCTGGGCGAGTCGACCGGCACCTGGCTCACCCCGTGGCACGGGGTCGCCGTCGACCTCGGCGGACGGCTGGTGCTGATGAAGCGGTCGGAGGCCGAAGCCCTCGACTGCGACGTCGTCGAACGCGGGGGCCGCCCGAGCCACTTCGTCCTGCGGGGGCCGGCCCGCTCCGCGCACGAGGACCTCCTCCGGCACCCCGCGGCACGTACGGGCGCCGCCACCGCACCGAGCGCGTCCACCGCATGCGCCGTACCCACCGAATCGAAGGAGTGGTGA